The Arachis ipaensis cultivar K30076 chromosome B03, Araip1.1, whole genome shotgun sequence region TACTTTATACTTGAGTAAAGATATGACATTCTAAATACTAAATGAAGTAAAAAGCAGCTCAGTGTCTTGGAATTTAAAAATGAGAAAAGATTGGAAACCATTTTTTTTTTGGCTAATAATCAACCAACGTTTATCTTTGCCTTTACATTTCTCTTACCTTCCCTTAAAATTTGTTCATTGTCACTTTGTTGGCTGATTGTTGGTTAAAAAAAGTTGTTCCCTAGCAAAGCCATTTAGAAAAATAGTAAAATCTTCCTCCATTTAGTAGTTAGGAGAATATTTAGAAAGATTTACTTAGAGGATGAAACATTTCTCTTTATGTCTTATTGTTCAAATTGACTTACAGATACTTCAAACTAAaagaattcttttgagcatcTTTTGGTGCTCAGCTAATGGTTCCTTCTCAAGGGTTTCACTTAAAGATATTTAGAGAGATTGATGGGGTTTCACTGACAGATTTAGAAAGATTGACAAGCTTCATTTAGTTGATATGTTCCTCGCCTACTTTATGTGTTTCTGTGATTCTTTTTGGAGAATCGTTTGTCCTCAATAAATGCATTTCTTTGGTTTAATTCTCCAGTAAAATTTAGCattttatttaaaacaaaatgaGAAGAGTTTCCCGCTCAATCTCATCACAAGTCTTCCAGTACCATTGTCTTGTTTTGGGAAGAGCAATGTAGAAGAATCAATCATCACAGGTGGTTTACCACTTAAGAGAATTTTGTCTAGTCTTCGGCTATTTAATATCAACATATAAATTGGCAGGATTTCAACGCAAAGCTTTCAGACTTTGGTCTTGCTAAGGATGGGCCAATGGGGGACCAAACCCATGTTTCAACACGAGTGATGGGCACATATGGATATGCTGCTCCTGAGTATGTCATGACTGGTAAGTTTAGTTCTAATAAAATTGTAGGTCAATGTTTGACTCCATATGTTGGCTAAGCTGTGCATCAATATGAACAGGGCATTTGACAGCTCGAAGTGATGTGTATGGCTTTGGGGTGGTGCTACTTGAATTGCTTATTGGTAGGAGAGCGTTAGACAAGAGTAGGCCCAGCCGAGAGCATAACTTGGTTGAGTGGGCACGGCCACTGTTGAATCATAACAAGaaacttctaaaaattttagaCCCTAAAATCGAAGGGCAATATTCAAGTAAAACCGCAATAAAGGTAGCTAATTTGGCATACCAGTGTCTTAGCCAAAACCCGAAAGGCAGACCCCTGATGAGCCAGGTAGTtgaaattcttgaaaattttcagtCAAGTGGGGAAAATGAGGAAGAACAAATGATTCAAAATGGCAGCAGCAGCCTAACCATTTATGAGGTTCCGAAGGGCGGCAATGGCAATTCACTTGAAGGCAGGAACCAAAGTCGAAATGATGAGCTTCGTAGGAACGAACGAAGAATAGAAAAAAGCAAGAGTCAGCCTTCAAATCGTAATTTATCCGGTTCTTAAGATGTAATGCTCGTTGATAAAGTCAGCTCGTAATTGGGTCTGAATAGTATGGACGTTAATGAAAATTTGTACAAAATGTTAACAAGTGCATTTGGTTAATGGTTGGTATTTCCAGATGTTTGCCTGTTGAGTAGAATTTGGCGAAGTCAATTATGTAGCTTGATCAATTTTCTTTATATTCATTTTTCCAATTTTTATCAACGAAGATG contains the following coding sequences:
- the LOC107630652 gene encoding probable serine/threonine-protein kinase PBL17, whose protein sequence is MGICFSIEDQKHHSISDSSSKPRPQGYESASSTTPLSSMNIKDLRQSAGYCNVDIFTYEELRLATKYFRPDLILGEGGFGVVYKGVIDDSVRPGFKPTQVAIKELNREGFQGDREWLAEVNYLGQFSHPNLVKLIGYCCEDEHRLLVYEYMASGSLEKHLFRRVGSTLTWSKRMKIALHAARGLAFLHGAERPIIYRDFKTSNILLDADFNAKLSDFGLAKDGPMGDQTHVSTRVMGTYGYAAPEYVMTGHLTARSDVYGFGVVLLELLIGRRALDKSRPSREHNLVEWARPLLNHNKKLLKILDPKIEGQYSSKTAIKVANLAYQCLSQNPKGRPLMSQVVEILENFQSSGENEEEQMIQNGSSSLTIYEVPKGGNGNSLEGRNQSRNDELRRNERRIEKSKSQPSNRNLSGS